Proteins encoded together in one Rana temporaria chromosome 6, aRanTem1.1, whole genome shotgun sequence window:
- the LOC120942557 gene encoding olfactory receptor 1019-like — protein sequence MSMRNQSLLNELFLSGISAFPTLELTFFLFFLLIYLLTLIWNSLIIVLIVTSSHLHVPMYFFLGNLAGLDLCYSSVTVPRMLFDLLTKTRKISITACITQFFFFMFFAGSEVSLLAVMSYDRYSAICQPLHYTQIMSWRVCVQLMTIVWCVGFTNSLVHTLHAFKLTFCGSDIIESFFCDLPIILQISCSDININILLIFVFGSLLGFGSLILTFLPYVYIVKTVLKIQAKGNRSKVFSTCTSHLTVVFIFFGSGMFNYFWSSSSHHFSGEKVVSVFYTVIVPLLNPVIYSLRNQDFITAFQSVFRKIFPPK from the coding sequence ATGTCAATGAGAAATCAGTCATTATTAAATGAATTATTTCTCTCCGGAATATCTGCTTTTCCAACTCTTGAACTtactttcttcctcttcttccttctcatCTACCTTCTGACATTAATCTGGAATTCTCTGATCATTGTCCTCATAGTCACCTCCTCTCACCTCCATGTTCCTATGTATTTCTTCCTCGGGAACCTGGCCGGTTTGGACCTCTGTTATTCCTCAGTCACCGTCCCACGAATGTTATTTGATCTTCTCACCAAGACAAGAAAGATTTCCATAACAGCTTGTATAACCCAATTCTTCTTCTTCATGTTCTTTGCGGGTTCTGAGGTTTCTCTGTTGGCTGTCATGTCCTATGATCGATATTCCGCCATTTGTCAgccattacattacacacagatcATGAGTTGGAGAGTCTGTGTACAGTTGATGACCATTGTGTGGTGTGTCGGCTTTACCAATTCTTTAGTTCACACACTTCATGCCTTCAAATTAACTTTTTGTGGATCAGATATTATAGAAAGTTTCTTCTGTGACCTTCCAATAATACTTCAGATCTCCTGCAGtgacatcaacatcaacattctGCTAATTTTTGTCTTTGGTAGCCTCCTTGGATTTGGGTCTCTAATACTGACCTTCCTGCCCTATGTCTATATAGTCAAAACGGTTCTTAAAATTCAAGCCAAGGGCAATAGGAGTAAAGTTTTCTCCACTTGTACCTCTCACCTGAcagttgtgtttattttttttggctctggAATGTTCAATTATTTTTGGTCAAGTTCTAGTCATCATTTTTCTGGTGAAAAAGTTGTGTCCGTCTTTTACACGGTGATCGTTCCTCTCCTGAATCCTGTCATTTACAGTCTGAGGAACCAGGATTTTATAACAGCATTTCAAAGTGTTTTCAGGAAGATCTTCCCACCAAAATAG